GCTTTTGTGTCAGTGCCCGACAGAAGCGCGACGGCTGGATCGGTGATGGAGCCCTACAACGATTCTCCGCAGGCTCTCCAGGCAGAGTTCGATCGAGCGGGATCGACCAATGTTCCGATGGACAGTTGGATCTATCCTGCTCTAGACCGGCTAGCGGCACTTGGGTTGATTCCCACACAGAGCATCTCCATTCGGCCTTGGACGAGGCGGGAGTGCCTCCGCCAGGTACGGGAGGCCTCCGACCACGCCACCCGCGAAGGTGCGCTCAACGCCTCTGGAGGAGCTGAGGCCGACAGGCTGATCGACGACCTGGACCGGGAGCTTTCGAGCGAAGAGAGCGCCAGCGGCACCGCGACGCTCGAATCCGCTTATGTTCGCTTTGGCACGATCGCCGGTCCGGCGCTCGCTGACAGCTATCATTTCGGTCAGACGTGGTGGAACGATTTCGGGCGCCCCTTAGGCCGTGGCAGCAGCTTCATCGTAGGTTTCTCGGCGCGTGCGAACTCTGGGCGCTTTTTCCTTTACGCAAGAGAGGAGGCGCAACACTCGCCTGGGAACCCGGTGCAGTCTCCGGCGGTGGTGCAACTGATCAATTCGATCGACACGCAGGGGGTTCCAAACGAGCCGGTCATTGCCGGAATTCCGGCGCGGAGCGCTTATCAACGATATCGCCCGATCGAGCTGTATGCCGGGGCGACCTTTTGGGGAAATGCTTTCTCGTTCGGCAAGCAGGAGCTGTATTGGGGGCCGACTGTCAGTGGACCGCTATCGTTTTCGAGCAACGCGGAACCCACATGGAACCTGCGGTTTGTATCAACACGCCCGCATTCATTTCCCGGATTTCTCGAGCCATTCGGAACGTTTCGGTTTGATGTCGTGGCGGGCAAACTCTCCGGCCATCACTACCCCGCTCGTCCGTTGTTCAACGGCGGAAAGCTTTCCCTTAATTTCGGCGAGAACGTGGAGATCAGCATTACCAGATGGTCGTTGTTATGTGGGGTGGGGCATCCGTGCAACCTCCACGCGTTTATAGAGAACCTGAGGAGCAGCCAGTCCACAGGTCTGAATGGAGGAGGAGGATCCGGAGGGTACGGAGACCCCACCGACCCAGGTGACCGGAAGAGTGGCTTTGACTTTCGATTCAAGCCGCCTGGGCTCCGGAAGATTGTGACGCTTTATTCCGACTCTTATGCCGATGATGAAGTGATGCCTCTGGAAACCCCCAATCGTTCCGCTTTCAGTCCGGGAATTTACTTTGCTCGGCTTCCCTTTCTGCCACAGGTGGATCTGCGCGTCGAGTCGAATTCAACCAATCGATACTCGGGTGACAAGTTTCTTGGCGGTTATCTTCTGTTCTGGAACAACCAGTACCTAGATGCCAACACCAACAAAGGCTTTCTCCTCGGAAATGCCGTCGGACGAGACGGGCGCGCGGTCGAAGGGCATCTGGGCTACTGGACCTCTGCCCGCTCAAGAGCTGAGATTATGTACCGGCAGAATAAGGGTGGTCCGCACTTTCTCCCAGGGGGCTCTACGATCACGGACGTGTCATATAAGGAGTCGTTTGCTCTAGGAAAAGACTGGACGGCCGAGGTCTTCGCTCAGTACGAGCGATTCTTCATCCCCCCTATCTCGCCTGGTCCGCAGCACAACAGCAGCGGCTGGTTTCAGATCATGTGGAATCCCCAATTACGTGTAAGCCGGAAGAAGTAACATCAGAGCCGATGGTATCTGGTGCGCGAGCGTGGAATAGCGAATTCTCCCGGAAGAAATCCGCTATTCTGGTCAGTGAGACCAGCGCATACGTCAGATTTGCCGGGCAAGATTAGCAATTGCCTGAATATTGAATGGAACACCGAGGGTAGGGATCACTTGCTGCGAAGAGAAGTTGCCTTTAGAAAGATCGTCCGTAGCACCATTCTCGGTGCGATCGGTTGCCTGCCGGTTTTTGGCCTATTAACAGGCACCGTTGCCCAATCGAACGATCAGACGCTGTCCGGTGGTGTGCTAACGCCGAATCAAAGTTCTCAGCAGCCGCAGAGTTTTCCTTCTGTCGAACCAGTGCAGACTTCGCCCAAGGTATTGACGCCCGACCCGTCGCAACGCAACGGGCAGCAGGATAGCAACGATTCGACCGATCGGAGCCAAGATTCCAGGTTCGGACGACAGATCAACCAGAGCTTCCCCGAGTCCCCCGTGCAGTTGACTTCTTTTCAAAGACTGGTCGCGGCGTCAATTGGAAGAGTTCTTCCGATCTATGGGGCGAGCCTGTTCACGAATGTTCCGTCGACCTTCGCGCCGGTCGATCGGATTCCAGTGACCACGGATTATGTGATCGGGCCCGGGGATGAATTGTTGATTCGGCTCTGGGGACAAGTCACTCTGGACGGCCACTTCACGGTAGACCGTTCAGGGAGTATCTACATTCCTCAGGTTGGATCGATCCGCGTTGCGGGTGTTCCTTTTGCCAATCTTACGGACTTCCTCCGCTCCCGGGTGGGCCGCACCTTCAAGAACTTTGATATCAATGTCAATATCGGGCAGCTTCGTTCGATCCAGATCTTCATGGTCGGTATGGCCAAGCGTCCGGGAAGTTATACTGTGAGTTCCTTGAGCACCCTGGTAAACGCTCTTTTTGCTTCTGGTGGTCCGGCCCCGAGCGGAAGCATGCGCAATATTCAGGTAAAGCGCGGTACGGAGATCGTCACAACGTTCGACATGTACGACCTGCTGCTGCGGGGGGACAAGTCGAAGGATGTTGCGCTGGTATCGGGCGATGTCATCTACATTCCGGCAGCGGGGCCAATGATGGCGCTCGCAGGCAGCATCGATAGGTCGGCGATCTACGAGCTGAAGGACACATCCACGATCAAAGACGCGATCTCTTTGGCCGGTGGGCTCGGAACGCTAGCGCAGGATAATCAGGTGCGTCTGGAACGGATTGCACATGGCGATTCTCGTACCACCCAGGACGTGCCGTTAAACGCGACGGGCATGGCGACCCTCGTGATGGATGGAGACATTCTGGAGGTGACACCGATCGTTGATCGTTTCAAGAACGCCGTGACGTTGCGGGGAAATGTCGCGGATCCGCGTCGTTTCGCCTGGTTTCCCGGCATGCGGTTGAGCGATTTGATTCCGGACAAAGATGCGTTGCTGACGAGAGACTTCTGGCAAAAGAGAAACCAACTTGGGCTTCCGTTGCTGGATTCGACACCTGATGTCCGCCGCTATGCTCCCGATGCCCCGGTTGCGCAAGTGAACGGGCGAGGGCTCGGCCCTACCAGATCGGCCTCGATGCTCAACCTGCCGAATGCACAGGATAGTGACACAAATGTATATGGGAAGAATGTTCCCTATACGGTGCGCGAGAATGGCGCTGAGCAAAGCCCGCCGCTGCAGGGGGCAGAGGATACCGAGAGCACCCTTCAGGATGGAGAGTCGGCAAACGGAAATACGCGCGCGCCGCGCAATGGCATTCTATCGGGCTCCAGTCCTACCAATAACCCGGCGAGCAATACGAGCAGTGCTGCCAGCGCGACGGTGAGTTCAGCCGTTACGGGCGCCGCTCAACGCTTTCCGGCAAAGAACGCAGTTGTTCTGAGCGCACCCGAGGTGGATTGGGCCTACGCGGCGATCGAGCGGCTCGATTCCAAGGATCTAACCACACACCTCATTTCCTTCAATCTGGGCCACCTGGTGCTGGACGGAGATGCGACGCAAAATCTGGAGCTGCAGCCAGGCGACGTAATCACGATTTTCTCGAAGGCCGATATTCGAGTTCCGCAGTCGCAACAAACGAAGTATGTGCGACTCGAGGGTGAGTTTCTCGCCTCGGGGATTTATAGCGTTACTCCGGGAGAGACGTTGCGGCAACTCGTGGCGCGTGCTGGAGGACTAACGAACAATGCCTATCTTTACGGTTCGCAGTTCAGCCGCGAATCGACGAAAGTCTTGCAGCAGCAACGGCTCAACGAGTACGCGGCGGATCTCGATCGCCGTATCCGGCTTGCGGAGGCGAATAGCGCGAATAATGTTATGAACCCGCAGGACCAGATCACGGACCTGGCGGCACTCCAGAACGCTCGCACTGTGGCGCTTCGGCTTAGGCAATTGACCGCATCGGGGAGGGTC
This genomic window from Granulicella sibirica contains:
- a CDS encoding polysaccharide biosynthesis/export family protein, giving the protein MQLTSFQRLVAASIGRVLPIYGASLFTNVPSTFAPVDRIPVTTDYVIGPGDELLIRLWGQVTLDGHFTVDRSGSIYIPQVGSIRVAGVPFANLTDFLRSRVGRTFKNFDINVNIGQLRSIQIFMVGMAKRPGSYTVSSLSTLVNALFASGGPAPSGSMRNIQVKRGTEIVTTFDMYDLLLRGDKSKDVALVSGDVIYIPAAGPMMALAGSIDRSAIYELKDTSTIKDAISLAGGLGTLAQDNQVRLERIAHGDSRTTQDVPLNATGMATLVMDGDILEVTPIVDRFKNAVTLRGNVADPRRFAWFPGMRLSDLIPDKDALLTRDFWQKRNQLGLPLLDSTPDVRRYAPDAPVAQVNGRGLGPTRSASMLNLPNAQDSDTNVYGKNVPYTVRENGAEQSPPLQGAEDTESTLQDGESANGNTRAPRNGILSGSSPTNNPASNTSSAASATVSSAVTGAAQRFPAKNAVVLSAPEVDWAYAAIERLDSKDLTTHLISFNLGHLVLDGDATQNLELQPGDVITIFSKADIRVPQSQQTKYVRLEGEFLASGIYSVTPGETLRQLVARAGGLTNNAYLYGSQFSRESTKVLQQQRLNEYAADLDRRIRLAEANSANNVMNPQDQITDLAALQNARTVALRLRQLTASGRVVLNVKPTSKTVDDVPDLALEDGDTFIVPQVPASVDVFGAVYTQNSFLYDSHRRAGDYIRQAGGGTRTADPKRSYIVRADGSIISRQFSSNIFSGNFDSTRLYPGDAVIVPESVDRRPLLRNLVDIATIVGQFGLGIAAINVLK
- a CDS encoding capsule assembly Wzi family protein; the encoded protein is MPDRSATAGSVMEPYNDSPQALQAEFDRAGSTNVPMDSWIYPALDRLAALGLIPTQSISIRPWTRRECLRQVREASDHATREGALNASGGAEADRLIDDLDRELSSEESASGTATLESAYVRFGTIAGPALADSYHFGQTWWNDFGRPLGRGSSFIVGFSARANSGRFFLYAREEAQHSPGNPVQSPAVVQLINSIDTQGVPNEPVIAGIPARSAYQRYRPIELYAGATFWGNAFSFGKQELYWGPTVSGPLSFSSNAEPTWNLRFVSTRPHSFPGFLEPFGTFRFDVVAGKLSGHHYPARPLFNGGKLSLNFGENVEISITRWSLLCGVGHPCNLHAFIENLRSSQSTGLNGGGGSGGYGDPTDPGDRKSGFDFRFKPPGLRKIVTLYSDSYADDEVMPLETPNRSAFSPGIYFARLPFLPQVDLRVESNSTNRYSGDKFLGGYLLFWNNQYLDANTNKGFLLGNAVGRDGRAVEGHLGYWTSARSRAEIMYRQNKGGPHFLPGGSTITDVSYKESFALGKDWTAEVFAQYERFFIPPISPGPQHNSSGWFQIMWNPQLRVSRKK